CCCCTCGTACCATCAGAAGAATCACCGGGATCGGCTATTGACGAAGGAGAAAAGGCGAAGGAAGGAAATTCGGAGTtggaagaagaagcaaaaggtGTCCTCGGCGTACCTGCTCCATTGGCACCAATACCAGAAGCGGAAGATGGACGGCCAGAAGTGGAACGCGCTCTGAGCAAGTTTCAACAACGTTATCTCAACAATGATCCAGCATTTCCGGTGATCCCAGTAGTTGTGTTTGCGTGTAATCGGATCTCAGTCAACAAGTGTTTGGACGATCTGATACGCTATCGACCAAGCGCAGAGCAGTTCCCCATAATTGTTTCGCAAGACTGCGATGATGAAGCGACTAGGAACACGATCCTATCGTATCGAGACGAGGTCACGCTTATACAGCAACCGGATCAGTCGGACATACCCGTACCACCGAAAGAGAAGAAGTACAAGGGTTATTACAAGATTTCGCGCCATTACGGTTGGGCGTTGCGGGCAGTGTTTGGCCAAGGATTCGATTCAGTTATACTGGTCGAAGACGATCTCAGTGTGGCACCGGACTTTTACGAATATTTCCTCGGCACCTATCCGATTTTGAAGCACGACAAATCACTATGGTGTGTGTCGGCATGGAACGACAATGGCAAGGAAGGTTTAATCGACAGCACGGCGCACGATCTCTTATACCGGTCTGATTTCTTCCCCGGACTGGGCTGGATGATGACGAAGGATCTATGGAACGAATTGGAACCGAAGTGGCCCAAAGCGTGAGTTGTTAGATTAGCACAACAACGGTTTTCTTATTGTATATCAAActaagaatgttttttttgtattcagaTTTTGGGATGATTGGATACGGCAGCCAGAACAGCGCAAGGAACGGGCCTGTATACGACCCGAACTGCCAAGATCGAGAACGTTTGGCAAGATAGGTGTATCCAAGTAAgtagagagagaaaatgtataaatggcATTGCCTTTGAACGATAATATCGGTTTGCTAACacaatttcttttgcttttattaCAGTGGCCTCTTTTTCGACAAGCATCTGAAGTACATCAAGCTAAGCGAAGAATTTGTCAGCTTTACCAAAAGCAATCTATCCTACCTAGTAAAGGTAAGTTGAATGGCAAGCGATTTATGGATCCTTCGGAATGATGAATTTCCATCGCTCTTTTCATCTTGCAACCACATTAGTCTGCATACGATCACGCTTTCTTGAAAACCGTCTACCAAAGTCGGGTGGTAACATTGGATGAACTGAAGCGTGGCATGGTAATGACCAGAGAACCGATTCGCATAGCGTACCACACCAAAGAACAATACAAACGGGCCACCAAGAACCTCGGTCTGATGGACGATTTTAAGGTAAGTACCGTGCATTAGTGTCGTTCACTAGTGTGTAATGCAATTGATTAAAACGTATTGTTGCTACGGTTTACAGAGCGGAGTACCACGAACGGCTTACCGAGGTATAGTTTCGTTCTTCTACAACGGGCAGCGGGTTTACCTAGCGCCCAGTAGCGCAAATTGGAAGGGTTATGATCTCACCTGGAGTTAACAGAGCGCTCCACTGCCCAGCTTGATCTAGCGGCGCAGCATTGTTATCGTTTTGCTGCGCAACCTTTTTCGAGGTGCATTCGCTTCCGCGAAGAACTGACTTTTCTTACACACTCGCGGAGCCAGTGAATCACATCATTTGgtggcatttgtttttgttttagcgtAAATGTTGGAGGTACGATTTTGTTTGTAGATTTCAAAGCTCACCCGCACAGATGCATTGCATAGTTTTAATCGACGTTTAGCTTTTTTGTATGACGATTGTAACAACACATATTCAATTAGCATCACAATTGGTTC
This Anopheles marshallii chromosome 3, idAnoMarsDA_429_01, whole genome shotgun sequence DNA region includes the following protein-coding sequences:
- the LOC128711683 gene encoding alpha-1,3-mannosyl-glycoprotein 2-beta-N-acetylglucosaminyltransferase, encoding MRPRKTILLIGVLVIWVLMTYLAFMRSVRGTDGSRPRPAVANKVMLEQVQYFEENLKSFSENRQNLYRDIINILRREVKVPSIPAQAIPLVPSEESPGSAIDEGEKAKEGNSELEEEAKGVLGVPAPLAPIPEAEDGRPEVERALSKFQQRYLNNDPAFPVIPVVVFACNRISVNKCLDDLIRYRPSAEQFPIIVSQDCDDEATRNTILSYRDEVTLIQQPDQSDIPVPPKEKKYKGYYKISRHYGWALRAVFGQGFDSVILVEDDLSVAPDFYEYFLGTYPILKHDKSLWCVSAWNDNGKEGLIDSTAHDLLYRSDFFPGLGWMMTKDLWNELEPKWPKAFWDDWIRQPEQRKERACIRPELPRSRTFGKIGVSNGLFFDKHLKYIKLSEEFVSFTKSNLSYLVKSAYDHAFLKTVYQSRVVTLDELKRGMVMTREPIRIAYHTKEQYKRATKNLGLMDDFKSGVPRTAYRGIVSFFYNGQRVYLAPSSANWKGYDLTWS